A single region of the Streptomyces sp. NBC_00425 genome encodes:
- a CDS encoding DUF4193 domain-containing protein yields the protein MATDYDTPRKTDDDVDSDSLEELKARRNDKSASAVDVDEFEAAEGLELPGADLSNEELAVRVLPKQQDEFTCMSCFLVHHRSQLAREKNGQPICRDCD from the coding sequence ATGGCCACCGATTACGACACCCCACGCAAGACAGATGACGACGTCGATTCAGACAGCCTTGAAGAGCTGAAGGCACGGCGGAACGACAAGTCCGCCTCGGCGGTCGACGTCGACGAGTTCGAGGCGGCGGAAGGCCTCGAGCTGCCCGGCGCGGACCTCTCGAACGAGGAGTTGGCCGTCCGGGTGCTGCCGAAGCAGCAGGACGAGTTCACCTGCATGAGCTGCTTCCTGGTGCACCACCGCAGCCAGCTGGCCCGCGAGAAGAACGGCCAGCCGATCTGTCGCGACTGCGACTGA
- a CDS encoding sensor histidine kinase — translation MASTPTPPQAPPKPTWDPRSPQLPFPWLRPTIRIRLTLLYGGMFLIAGIMLLSIIYLLAAQALHTGNQPLFKIIDVGDLKVSSTDCPGLASGQTLGEFNDAISQCMNHQRQAALDNLLSRSLLALLGLAVIAFAFGYAMAGRVLSPLGRITRTARAVAGSDLSRRIELDGPDDELKELADTFDDMLERLQRAFTAQQRFVGNASHELRTPLAINRTLLEVHLSDPGAPVELQQLGKTLLATNERSEQLVEGLLLLARSDNQIVERKPVDLAEVAEQAVDQVHGEAAAKGVLIRGEQKPAVVQGNGVLLERIALNLVQNAVRYNVPEDGWVEVTTEMQHGQAVLVVSNTGPVVPAYEIDNLFEPFRRLRTERTGSDKGVGLGLSIVRSVARAHGGHIAARPREGGGLVMRVTFPV, via the coding sequence GTGGCATCGACACCCACGCCTCCGCAGGCGCCCCCCAAGCCCACCTGGGACCCCCGCAGCCCGCAGCTGCCCTTCCCCTGGCTCCGCCCGACCATCCGCATACGGCTGACCCTGCTGTACGGCGGCATGTTCCTGATCGCCGGCATCATGCTGCTGTCGATCATCTACCTGCTGGCGGCGCAGGCCCTGCACACCGGCAACCAGCCGTTGTTCAAGATCATCGACGTCGGGGACCTGAAGGTCTCCAGCACCGACTGTCCCGGGCTCGCGAGCGGCCAGACACTGGGCGAGTTCAACGACGCGATCAGCCAGTGCATGAACCACCAGCGCCAGGCGGCTCTGGACAACCTCCTCAGCCGCTCCCTGCTGGCCCTCCTGGGTCTCGCGGTGATCGCCTTCGCCTTCGGCTACGCCATGGCGGGCCGGGTGCTGTCCCCGCTCGGCCGGATCACCCGCACCGCACGCGCGGTGGCGGGCTCGGACCTGTCCCGCCGTATCGAGCTGGACGGTCCGGACGACGAGCTCAAGGAGCTGGCCGACACCTTCGACGACATGCTGGAGCGCCTGCAGCGGGCGTTCACCGCCCAGCAGCGCTTCGTGGGCAACGCCTCGCACGAGCTGAGAACACCGCTGGCGATCAACCGCACCCTGTTGGAGGTGCACCTCTCCGACCCGGGAGCGCCGGTGGAGCTGCAGCAGCTGGGCAAGACGCTGCTGGCCACCAACGAACGCAGCGAACAACTGGTCGAGGGGCTGCTGCTGCTCGCCCGCAGCGACAACCAGATCGTCGAGCGCAAGCCGGTCGACCTGGCCGAGGTGGCCGAGCAGGCCGTGGACCAGGTGCACGGGGAGGCGGCGGCCAAGGGCGTGCTGATCCGCGGGGAGCAGAAGCCCGCGGTCGTCCAGGGCAACGGCGTGCTGCTGGAGCGGATCGCCCTGAACCTCGTCCAGAACGCGGTGCGGTACAACGTTCCCGAGGACGGCTGGGTCGAGGTGACCACCGAGATGCAGCACGGGCAGGCGGTGCTCGTCGTGTCGAACACCGGGCCGGTCGTGCCGGCGTACGAGATCGACAATCTGTTCGAGCCGTTTCGCCGGTTGCGTACGGAACGGACGGGTAGCGACAAGGGGGTCGGGCTCGGTCTGTCCATCGTGCGGTCCGTGGCCCGGGCGCACGGCGGCCACATCGCGGCTCGGCCTCGCGAGGGGGGAGGGCTTGTGATGCGGGTCACCTTTCCTGTCTGA
- a CDS encoding response regulator transcription factor: MRVLVVEDEQLLADAVATGLRREAMAVDVVYDGAAALERIGVNDYDVVVLDRDLPLVHGDDVCRRIVELGMPTRVLMLTASGDVSDRVEGLEIGADDYLPKPFAFSELIARVRALGRRTSVPLPPVLERAGIKLDPNRREVFRDGKEVQLAPKEFAVLEVLMRSEGAVVSAEQLLEKAWDENTDPFTNVVRVTVMTLRRKLGEPPVIVTVPGSGYRI; encoded by the coding sequence GTGCGCGTACTCGTCGTCGAGGACGAGCAGCTGCTCGCCGATGCGGTGGCCACCGGACTGCGCCGGGAGGCCATGGCCGTCGACGTCGTGTACGACGGCGCGGCCGCCCTGGAGCGCATCGGCGTCAACGACTACGACGTGGTCGTCCTCGACCGGGACCTCCCCCTCGTGCACGGCGACGACGTCTGCCGCCGGATCGTCGAACTCGGCATGCCCACGCGCGTGCTCATGCTCACGGCCTCCGGTGACGTCAGCGACCGCGTCGAGGGACTGGAGATCGGCGCCGACGACTACCTTCCCAAGCCCTTCGCCTTCAGTGAGCTGATCGCGCGCGTGCGCGCCCTCGGCCGGCGCACCAGCGTGCCCCTGCCGCCCGTCCTGGAGCGGGCCGGCATCAAGCTCGACCCCAACCGCCGCGAGGTCTTCCGCGACGGGAAGGAGGTCCAGCTCGCCCCCAAGGAGTTCGCCGTCCTCGAGGTGCTGATGCGCAGCGAGGGGGCCGTGGTGTCCGCCGAGCAGCTCCTCGAGAAGGCCTGGGACGAGAACACCGACCCGTTCACCAACGTCGTACGGGTGACCGTCATGACACTGCGCCGCAAGCTGGGCGAACCTCCGGTGATCGTCACGGTCCCCGGTTCGGGTTACCGGATCTGA